The following proteins are co-located in the Triticum aestivum cultivar Chinese Spring chromosome 1A, IWGSC CS RefSeq v2.1, whole genome shotgun sequence genome:
- the LOC123184107 gene encoding uncharacterized protein produces the protein MRPAGKTTAATAHARSASLPREHPHPVLAHLDDSIRALRSWSARAAAGQSSGIALVNAVLAALGELLALPQAVAALHTATAACDQILERFLVLVDAYGTFLSTLVTLKQCVAEQQVGTRRRDGMMVTASLRAHRRTEKELCRLVTTMRHAARGTLRPLDTTNNEVINIVAEVGAATVEASEAIFMECAAMSPDMQVPSNKWLARLSIRPSAKKAAPETAMVALERLEKLEESIGGLETGSEKVFRRLLHSRVSLLNILTPF, from the coding sequence ATGCGACCAGCGGGGAAGACGACGGCTGCCACGGCGCACGCCCGATCGGCCAGCCTGCCACGCGAACACCCGCACCCCGTGCTGGCGCACCTGGACGACAGCATCCGCGCGCTCAGGTCATGGTCGGCCAGAGCAGCTGCCGGTCAGTCCTCCGGCATCGCCCTCGTCAATGCCGTCCTGGCAGCGCTCGGTGAGCTCCTGGCGCTGCCGCAGGCTGTGGCGGCACTCCACACAGCCACCGCCGCCTGCGACCAAATTCTCGAAAGGTTCCTTGTGCTTGTTGACGCCTACGGCACATTCCTGTCGACGCTCGTCACGCTCAAGCAGTGCGTGGCGGAGCAGCAGGTCGGCACTAGGCGCAGGGACGGCATGATGGTCACTGCATCGCTTCGTGCACACAGGCGGACAGAGAAGGAGCTGTGCCGCCTTGTCACCACGATGCGACATGCCGCCAGGGGCACGTTGAGGCCATTGGATACCACGAACAATGAGGTGATCAACATTGTGGCAGAGGTTGGTGCGGCCACTGTGGAAgcatcggaggccatcttcatggAGTGTGCAGCAATGTCACCGGACATGCAAGTGCCTTCAAACAAGTGGCTGGCCAGGCTGAGCATCAGGCCGTCCGCCAAGAAGGCAGCACCAGAGACAGCGATGGTGGCGTTGGAGAGGCTAGAGAAGCTAGAGGAATCCATTGGTGGGCTGGAGACCGGGAGCGAGAAGGTTTTCAGAAGACTGCTGCACTCTAGAGTTTCACTTCTGAACATCCTTACTCCCTTCTAA
- the LOC123048623 gene encoding protein ROOT PRIMORDIUM DEFECTIVE 1, whose protein sequence is MTLLPARLLHARGKTTAAQHVAARHLDHTFEKLVASSLPLVAASPLLDALRASPEPLALPDLARRLPLRLHRRGPLHFLRLFPRVFDLRPPLPLSLSLTAPAASLLAVASSPDAAARMLHRLLAMSASRSVPLRAVFRVWRELALPDDFEDSVVAQHPHLFRLSPNPAEPRTHVLHLVADPTKGDFTPAVDKNRPEKYAFQLQFPPGFRLTKEYRKKVKEWQLLPYVGPYEVVEQRIGASKRVSKMARRKMEKRAVGIAHEFLSLTVEKMVEVEKFSQFRKWFGIDVNVRDVFLDHPGIFYLSAKGKRHTVFLREAYDRGKLVEPNDVSEARRKLVELMLLRRHGLGNANSNANMSSNGNAGAKESDDDLQELEL, encoded by the coding sequence ATGACGCTGCTGCCGGCGCGGCTGCTGCACGCGCGCGGCAAGACCACCGCGGCCCAGCACGTGGCGGCGCGGCATCTCGACCACACATTCGAGAAGCTCGTGGCCTCCAGCCTCCCGCTCGTGGCGGCGTCGCCGCTGCTCGATGCGCTCCGGGCGTCGCCCGAGCCGCTCGCGCTCCCGGACCtcgcccgccgcctccctctccgcctccaccgccgcggcccacTCCACTTTCTCCGCCTCTTCCCGCGCGTCTTCGACCTCCGCCCCCCTCTCCCGCTCTCCCTATCGCTCACCGCGCCTGCCGCCTCACTCCTTGCGGTCGCATCCTCCCCCGACGCGGCCGCGCGGATGCTCCACCGCCTCCTCGCCATGTCCGCATCCCGCTCCGTCCCTCTTCGCGCCGTGTTCCGCGTCTGGCGCGAGCTCGCTCTGCCCGACGACTTCGAGGATTCCGTCGTCGCGCAGCATCCCCACCTCTTCCGCCTCTCCCCCAATCCCGCCGAGCCCAGAACCCACGTTCTACACCTTGTCGCGGATCCGACGAAGGGGGATTTCACTCCGGCGGTGGATAAGAACCGGCCGGAGAAGTACGCTTTCCAGCTGCAGTTCCCGCCAGGGTTCAGGTTGACCAAGGAGTACCGGAAGAAGGTGAAGGAGTGGCAGCTGCTGCCATATGTTGGACCGTACGAGGTAGTGGAGCAGAGGATTGGCGCGAGCAAGAGGGTATCGAAGATGGCGAGGAGGAAGATGGAGAAGAGGGCAGTCGGAATTGCACACGAGTTTCTGAGCTTGACAGTGGAGAAGATGGTGGAGGTGGAGAAGTTCAGTCAGTTCCGTAAGTGGTTTGGGATCGACGTGAATGTCAGGGACGTATTCTTGGATCATCCTGGGATATTTTACCTCTCGGCAAAGGGAAAGCGGCATACGGTGTTCCTGCGGGAAGCATATGATCGTGGCAAGCTTGTTGAGCCTAATGATGTTTCAGAGGCACGAAGAAAGCTTGTTGAGCTCATGCTCTTGCGTCGCCATGGCCTTGGGAACGCCAATTCTAATGCCAACATGTCTTCAAATGGCAATGCCGGTGCCAAAGAGAGCGATGACGATTTACAGGAACTGGAGCTCTAG
- the LOC123048633 gene encoding auxin-responsive protein SAUR32, whose amino-acid sequence MHLRQQQQQQHRAEMVAPKGCVTVRVGADGEEQRRFAVPLDHLKHPLFGALLDEAEREYGFRHQGAIAIPCRVDRFVHVERLIDRDLGAHGHQLVDLDCGAATAHAHGHLHLPRFVGCFRA is encoded by the coding sequence ATGCACctcaggcagcagcagcagcagcagcacagggCGGAGATGGTTGCGCCCAAGGGGTGCGTGACGGTGCGCGTGGGGGCGGACGGGGAGGAGCAGCGCCGCTTCGCCGTGCCGCTCGACCACCTCAAGCACCCGCTCTTCGGGGCGCTGCTCGACGAGGCCGAGCGCGAGTACGGCTTCAGGCACCAGGGCGCCATCGCCATCCCCTGCCGCGTCGACCGCTTCGTCCACGTCGAGCGCCTCATCGACCGCGACCTCGGCGCGCACGGCCACCAGCTCGTCGACCTCGACTgcggcgccgccaccgcccacgCCCACGGCCACCTCCACCTGCCGCGCTTCGTCGGCTGCTTCCGCGCGTGA